TGTCCGTCAAAGCGAAGTCCGAATCCGGAAGATCCGTCTCCCGCGCCATCAGCTTCGCCAGCGCATTCAACTGCGCAAGATGAGGCTCAGGTGACTCCGCAGAGAACTGCTGGACATCAGCACGCGGGGTGGTCGCATCCTCATCATCAGGGATGCCAAACGCTCGCCCCATCGCAATCTGCCACGAAGCCTTCAAGGATCCGTCCGGGTTCTTGAAGATCGACTCGTCAGCACCCAGCAGCATCAGCTTCGGGATCGCATAGATGTCCATGTGGGCTTCCAGGCGGATCAGCGCACGAAGCGCCGCCTCCTGGATCGCCATAGCCGGTCGAGTAATCCTCGAGCGACCCATCGGACGAGACGTGCGAGGCCGATACACCAGAGGCTCCGCCGGGATCCCCCAAGGGTGAACCTGGCGCTCTACCGTCCACATCGAACCCTTACGAGTGGCCGTGATCGTAAGCCCGTCGAGATACAGGTTGAAAGCCGAGATCCCCGACTCGTCCCGATCTGTCAGCGACAGAAAACTATCTAGCCGGCGCTTACGCGGGTTCCAATCACCAACCGCAGTCAGCGCATCCCGAACATGAACAAGCCCCTTCGGCTCACCCGATCCGCCCTGCGTCGTAACGAGATACGAGACGCCATGAATCAGCGAATCAGTGCGCGCCTGGGCCAGCTCAGACAGAAGGAAGTTCGCATCAGTCAGCTCACGGATACCCAGATCGTTGATGTCACCATCGGTCCACACGAAACGGTCAATGTTGACCCGGCGAGCCAGCCCATCAACACCCTTCGCTGTCCACCCCAGAGCAAGAGCAATGTTCTGATACTGCGGCGGAATCACCGAACCAAGCTGAGCAACAGCCCGACGACCGTCGTAAAACGACGACCGCAACACGTTCCGGACGTTCGTCCGAGCAAGCCTCGCCAGAAGCTTGTTCAGCACGTCATTCTCGTCGTCTGAGAGCAGTGGAATACGAAGCACGTCAGTCACGAAAGCATCACCGCCCTACGTCCCTCAGAACGCCGCGTAGGACGTTTCACGTTGTCGTTCTGCGAGCCCCAAAGAGCCAGCGTTGTCGCCACCACCGGAGTAATATCCGACGTTTCGTCCTTGCGGTTCCACGCCCAACCACCAGCAAGAGGCCGCTTCGAAGCCACAGACAAGGCCACATTCATCTGCGGCTGATCCGTGTGGAACAAAGACCCATCCATCACCGAATCGAAGAACTTCGCACTAGCGATAGCCATGTCCCGCCCCTCCGCAGCCGCCAACGTCACCAAAACGTCCGTGCCAATCAAGTAGTTGCGGTCACGACGGCGCTCAACAAGACCAGACAGCTCATCCACAACCACCGAATGCAACTGGTTCTTCTCCGTGCGCGCCTTCACCCACGGAATCACCCAATCCACACCCTTGCGGTGATCATCAACCTCAATATGCCAACGCCCATCCGCACGCTGAGAAGCCAACCCAACCGCAGCCATGCGACGATCCGGCGCAACATCAATCCCCAGCGAAACGCGCAGAAGAGGCATCGAAGCGGCATCCGCCTGACGATTCCAAGACTCCTCGTCGATGACCCGGTGCGAATCAATCGCATCCCAAATCCCCAACGCCTCACGCTTGAACGAATCATCATCCGTAAGCTGCTCACGCATCCGCTCCATCGACTCCAACGGAGTACGAGACGGATATGACGGGTTAGCCTTCGCCCACTGCTCACGGTCATCAGGATCAGCGTTGTCGTCAGCCGAGAACTCGATGTAGACCATGTTCTTGGCCTTGCCGGACAAAGCCTTCATCCGACGATTCGTAAACTCACTGCCCGGATCAGAAGGCCGCGGCGGAGTGCCCATGAAGAACAAGAGCGCGCCCGACTCCTGCTTCGAAGCGTTCGTCGCCGGCACCATATCCTCGAGCGCCTTCTCGGTGAGGATCTGGGCCTCATCAAAGACCTCGACGTCGACAGCATCGAACCCGCGCCCAAAGCCCGCCTCGCGAGCACCGAACATAATCACAGAACCGTTCTTGAAACGGATCTCCTGCTCACCATTCGTCGAACGAACCGCACGAACATGCGGCCAGATCTTCTTGCGCCGAACCATGCCCTGCAGCGTCTGAAACGTCATCGAAGACGTGCGAGTACGATGCGCCGTCCACAGAACAGTCAAGTTAGGGAACAAGACACACAGCGCGATCATCATCATGCCGACAAGAAACGTCTTGCCCGTCTGCCTGGCGATCGAAAGAACCACCCCGCCGACCGTGGCCGCATACTTCCCGTCCCTGCGCTTACCCAGTGCAAGGATCCCGATGCCCTGCTGCCACGCATCAAACGAGACACCAAACTCCGCACACTTAGCCTCAACCCGAGGCCAAACAGTAGTCGCAATCCCCTTCGGATACACCCAATGACGCGCAACCTCAGAGAGACGCGGAGACGAAACTTCCGTCAGAGACTTCGGCGCCATGCTCAGCCTCCTGAAGCTCTCGAGCGTCGATAGCCTCTATCTCCCGAACCGTCTCCATAAGACGCTTCGTCAACGAAGCCAAATCCCTAGCCGGCGTCTTCTCATCCTCAACAGCCGTCGCAATCCGATCCCTCGTAGCCTCCAAAAGCTCACGAGTAGACCCATTCCGGGCAGCATCAGCAACAGAACGAGACATCAAAACCACCACCAGTCACGAGGAAAAAATGTCGGGGAGGGACGATTCCTATACCCGGAGGTCTATATACGTGCCCTTGGGGGGACCCTGGGTGGTACGTCATCGATGCCTGCAACTTAGGCCGCAAGTGTTTGGTTGCGCCAAGCTTCAGTGGTCGCCGCCGTCATCATCAGGTGCTTGAACTCAGGCGCGGTAAGGCTTGTGTCTACTGTGCTTAGTCCTCGCCTTTGCCTGTCCTGTGCCCACTCATCTAGGGTCAGATCGTTCTTGTCTGAGTTGCATGACCTGCATGCGGCAACAAGGTTGGACATGTCGTTGCGCCCACCTCGACTGAGCGGGGTGACGTGCTCCGGGTCGGGTAGTCCTGGGCATGGGAGCTTGCAGTATGCGCAGGCGAGCCCTTGACGTGCGTACTGTCGCATGATCTGTGAGTAGGTGTGCTGTCCTGGTGCGTTATGCTCGCGTGCTCGGCGGCGTCGCTTGGTGGTGCGGCGGGCACAGGTACGGGAGCAGTATGCGGATGGCGTGCCATATGCGTGCTCAATGAAGGGGGTGTCGCAGTCAGCGCACCTGTTGGCATAGAAGGCTGGGCGCTTGGGTTTGGGGGCTACCCATCTGCTGGTTGATCCGTACCATCTGGCCCAGTGATCAACTGGTAGTTCGGTGTGCTCACCGTGCGAGATCGCCTTGTCTCTGCAGGTCGTTGAGCAGTAGGTGCCGACGTATCGCTGTGCGCGCTTCGGCTTGATGCATTCGGCTCCACACCAGTCGCAGCTTTTGGTTACGAGGAGATCTGGGGTGCGCGGCCTGCACTTCCGTGTGCAGTATCGCTGGCTCGTGTTGACTGGCGTATACGTTGACTGACACGTGCTGCAGGTAGACTGGTTCACAGCCGGACTCCTTCTGACCAAGGTGTTTCGGTTAGCCCCCAGGTTGAGTGTTGACGCACTCCCTGGGGGTGTTCCTATTCTACGCCCGAGATCCGACATTCATTCGAGAAAGCCAGACCTGCGAATGATCGGCGCATAATCGCGGGCCCGCTTGGTGCTATTGCATGTTGCGTGCGCAGCGCGCGCGTTTGCGACGTTGTCTGCGCCGCCTTTAGCGAGAGGCACCAGATGGTCGACAACGAAGCACATGGGGTCGGGCCACGTCAGCTCATAGTTGATTGGCTTCCCACAGATGTGGCAGTTCGGTTTTGCTCGGCGTATGAGCGCGCGCATCCGGTTTGCCATGGCCTTAGAGCGCTCGGTCATGGTCTCGCCTTAGTCGGCATCGGCATCATTGACTGTCCTTAACGCAAGCAACCCTTAGTAACGACACCGTTACTAAGGGTTGTGGGGTGTGGAGTTCTATGTCAGTCGTATCCGAGTTCGTATCTGATGCGGCTTTTGGAGGGTGAGAGTGTGGCTGTGGTGTCTGCGCAGTCGCATCGTTCGCATGCTGATTGGGATGTCCAGCCTGTTCCGCAGTGATCGCAGATGTACACGTCGTCGTGTTCGGTCACTGTTCGATGCCGTTCTTCCAGGTGCGCATCTTGGGTGTCCATCCGTCTGGTGTGGGTACGTGTTCGTTGTGGTGGAAGACGTACCGGAGTGTGGGTTGCCGGAGGATGTAGATGAGGATGCTGAGTGTGAGTGTGATGGCGATACCGGTGATGGTGCGCATCAGTCGTTCTCGTCGTCTTGTTCACCGTGTTCGCGTGACCGGAGCCATGTGTGGAGGAGGATCAGTCCGGTGCCACCAATGGCGAAGCAGGCTGTGATTCCGATAGCCACACCCGTGGATAGCAGGTCACTCATCTTCGTCGTCGTCCGCTTCGTTGTAATCCCAGGAGTCCTGAATGATTTTCCGCCCGATGGTTAGCAGTCCTTCATCAACGTGGAGGGGTTGCGTTTCGGGGGTGAGCATCCTGTAGTTGGTGCTGTTGGGTTTGTCGAGTGTGGTGGATGAGACGATGACGACCCAACCGGATGTGTAGTGTCCGGGGAAGATGTCTGCGATGTGTGCACTGATGGCGTTGTCGAGGCCGGTGCGCGTCTCATCACTCATGGTGCGGCCTCAACTCCCACGGCATGTCTTCATCCAGAATGAGGATGCGCGTCTCGGGATGCCGCCAGATCAGCCGCAAGTAGTCGAGATCCCAGTCAGCACTCATCGTCGTCCGTTGGCTTCGCGTCGTGGTCCTTGAGCCATTTCGAGTTTAAAATTGCGTCCGCCAGAACGCTTGGTACTGTTGGCATCGTGCGGGATATGAGCTGCATAAGTTGCTGGCGCTCATTCATCGTCTTCTCCAATGTGGCATTCGTCACTCAGGCACCATTCGCCTTCTCCTTCGAGGTGGGTGATGGCTAGGTGGCGCATGATGCTTCTGTCGGTCTCCATCGACTCGGCCTTCCTAGGCTGATAGTTCGTAGAGGAATGCGCCAAGCAGGTTGAGGTTGGCGCGGTATCGACCAGCATGGTGGGCGCAATATTTGAGCTCGTTACCGGCTGGCATGGCGACGTAGATGAGTGCGGTGGTTCCTTTGCCGCACCGGTCGCAGTAGGTCATGCTTTTGTCTGCTAGGTCGTAGAACTCTGTTTGCTCATCCACGATCGCCGCCTTCGTTACTAACACTTACGGGTGTATCCGTTGGTAACGGGGTGGCTTACTAACATGTGTGGGCCGGAACACTTGTGATGTTCCGGCCCACATTGGTCTGATTACTCGTCGGCGCCGAACGTTGCGTCTCTTGCGCGTCGAAGGGTGCGGATCAGGCGGTTGATGCCCGACCTGTCGAACTCCACGCCATTAATGCAGGTTGCAGGATTCTCGCCGTGCCACGTGACGGTGAGTACGGGCTCTGATACGCCGTCGTTCTCGACTGCGGTTGCAGAGTCCCAGAAGGTTTCTTTGGGCATGGTTGCCCCTTTCGCTCGACAGCTTCGCGCTGTCTCACCCAGCATCGCGCCAGGGAGCTATGGGTGCGGCGCAGTCTTATACGTCCGAAGATGTATAAGACTGCGCCACAGGGTTCAAGTCCACACAACCTCAGCGCCTGGTGCCTACTGATGCGGCTAATGCCTAAGGGCGGGTTTGCGCGGGGGTGGACAAGTATTAGGTGGGTGGTTGTGAGGCTCGCTCCCCCACTCGTGCAATCGACGCCACCCGCGCCGGCCATCCACGGACATTGCACTGCCCTGATGACGTTCGCCGTACTAGTGCATGTGTCCGATATCCGTTGACGCACCCGAAGGTTGAGTGAACGGCTTACGGTCACCTCAGGCGACCACTTCTAGAGAACAGTCAGTGACTGCAGATCGAATCCGTCTTCTGTGATGTCGAAGACGAGCATGCCGGGGTCGGAATCGTCGCCGGCAATGTTGCGGAACC
This genomic interval from Microbacterium sp. LWH11-1.2 contains the following:
- a CDS encoding phage portal protein, whose translation is MTDVLRIPLLSDDENDVLNKLLARLARTNVRNVLRSSFYDGRRAVAQLGSVIPPQYQNIALALGWTAKGVDGLARRVNIDRFVWTDGDINDLGIRELTDANFLLSELAQARTDSLIHGVSYLVTTQGGSGEPKGLVHVRDALTAVGDWNPRKRRLDSFLSLTDRDESGISAFNLYLDGLTITATRKGSMWTVERQVHPWGIPAEPLVYRPRTSRPMGRSRITRPAMAIQEAALRALIRLEAHMDIYAIPKLMLLGADESIFKNPDGSLKASWQIAMGRAFGIPDDEDATTPRADVQQFSAESPEPHLAQLNALAKLMARETDLPDSDFALTDMANPTSADAYNASRENLIAEAEGAQLDWSVPIRRTITRALAIQNGLSKVPESWSSLDAKWRSPVFLSRAAEADAGAKQLAVVPWLAETQVGLELLGLDDQQIERALAEKRKANGLRIAEAAVTRQVEAVPQVADGNGA
- a CDS encoding HNH endonuclease, which encodes MSDLGRRIGTPPGSASTLNLGANRNTLVRRSPAVNQSTCSTCQSTYTPVNTSQRYCTRKCRPRTPDLLVTKSCDWCGAECIKPKRAQRYVGTYCSTTCRDKAISHGEHTELPVDHWARWYGSTSRWVAPKPKRPAFYANRCADCDTPFIEHAYGTPSAYCSRTCARRTTKRRRRAREHNAPGQHTYSQIMRQYARQGLACAYCKLPCPGLPDPEHVTPLSRGGRNDMSNLVAACRSCNSDKNDLTLDEWAQDRQRRGLSTVDTSLTAPEFKHLMMTAATTEAWRNQTLAA